One Erysipelothrix amsterdamensis DNA window includes the following coding sequences:
- a CDS encoding ATP-binding cassette domain-containing protein, with amino-acid sequence MESIIKLEGISKQFNDIPILTEINLEMPSHEVIVISGPSGSGKSTLLNIIGLLDTPDEGTVTLFGKANPKPFSKEATALLRTKIGYLFQNFALVENKSVEYNLMLALENVKLKNKKEKVNEVLKKVGLDGFKDKIVYQCSGGEQQRIALARILLKPCELVLCDEPTGSLDERNRDKIIELLMMLKDEGKTVVIVTHDSYLMTLADTHLVLESNDGEPGFSITKKSGTISF; translated from the coding sequence ATGGAATCAATTATAAAGTTAGAAGGGATTTCTAAACAGTTTAACGATATACCAATCTTAACTGAAATTAATCTAGAAATGCCATCTCATGAAGTTATTGTAATCTCAGGCCCATCAGGAAGTGGTAAAAGTACATTATTAAATATTATTGGACTCCTGGATACGCCAGACGAAGGCACAGTGACCTTGTTTGGAAAAGCAAATCCTAAACCGTTTTCTAAAGAAGCAACGGCATTATTACGCACAAAAATCGGTTATCTTTTTCAAAATTTTGCGCTCGTCGAGAACAAATCCGTCGAGTATAATTTAATGTTAGCTTTAGAGAACGTTAAGCTAAAGAACAAAAAAGAAAAGGTGAATGAGGTCCTAAAAAAAGTAGGTCTCGATGGATTTAAAGATAAAATTGTTTATCAATGTTCCGGGGGAGAACAACAGCGTATCGCACTTGCACGAATCCTTTTAAAACCTTGTGAACTTGTCTTGTGTGACGAGCCAACAGGGAGTTTAGATGAGCGAAACAGAGATAAAATCATAGAATTATTGATGATGTTGAAGGATGAAGGGAAGACAGTGGTGATTGTTACTCATGATTCCTATCTTATGACACTGGCAGATACACACTTAGTCTTAGAAAGTAATGATGGTGAACCAGGTTTTTCAATCACTAAAAAATCCGGGACGATATCATTTTGA
- a CDS encoding bacteriocin transporter yields the protein MVFTILLAILITTSSFQVFNYEYQVGLGLLGVDQIHREHSKAYYIDITPSEVNRSIDDLIEDVRTFSERYKYNIAITTSEDDYSNQENGYFYFISGNESNLLSHIIVKEGRLKESFFINDDWVISNNHLKKPSYLIDYLDNRFYDFDSTYKDSISIYPLSKIEEYYPSSGIQTLVTIFVDEYSTQIQETIFDYFQVYNYMNGPSGFFVSELGQMNNVSVDRELQPATVVAVISVLMLMVLTVLKNGKEIGIRYLQGQSTIQIIKKLFLKDIIGLSILFAFTIFCTAFVITDSYGTLLFMFLVKLIPFVLIYVFSILGCLFVTYFLVVKRTSNEILKSSMSIVPIYMLTLILKALSIIILLIPIFTRIQSIEYKQGHINSLTENPMVLNSKRIAYASKSPVDKDYKDYEKALFELVSQNDIAYANHDAYDFYLTVLKHDQYKNIELAMDGYVPPSVHINNAYLDYISITDETNRMLNPKMLSKDKNYILVSKERVNTYYNYLEPYMSNYEILYIQPNSTYVSANRTIAIPAGTIDDPIYFVDNVYSRGIDNFTVSLLYNGETNSLTNILERMDQEYDASYKVVKSRDIYELSIFEIKNDYLVCLQSIGLYFLILLIINYTSIKIYVDGYSKKIAIRYLNGTNYYNRYAMLINGSVFSTIAAFTYLLYQASGDKAIAAVLLGIFVVTLILEWITIKASIKKYESTEVSTILKGDD from the coding sequence ATGGTTTTTACGATATTGTTAGCAATCTTAATTACTACAAGCAGTTTTCAAGTATTCAATTATGAGTACCAGGTAGGACTTGGGCTTTTAGGTGTGGACCAAATTCATAGAGAACATTCAAAAGCTTACTATATTGATATAACTCCGAGTGAAGTGAATCGTTCGATTGATGATTTGATCGAAGACGTTAGAACTTTTAGTGAAAGATACAAATATAATATTGCGATTACAACTTCAGAGGATGACTATTCCAATCAAGAAAATGGCTACTTTTATTTTATAAGTGGTAATGAATCGAACCTCTTAAGCCACATTATTGTGAAAGAGGGGAGATTAAAGGAAAGTTTTTTTATTAATGACGATTGGGTTATATCTAATAATCACCTCAAAAAACCAAGTTATTTAATTGATTATCTGGATAATCGTTTCTATGATTTTGATTCAACTTATAAAGATTCCATTTCGATCTATCCCTTGTCCAAAATAGAAGAATACTATCCATCAAGTGGTATTCAAACTTTAGTTACAATTTTTGTTGACGAATATTCAACACAGATACAAGAGACGATCTTTGATTATTTTCAAGTTTATAATTATATGAATGGCCCTTCCGGATTTTTTGTATCTGAGTTAGGACAAATGAATAATGTAAGTGTGGATAGAGAATTACAGCCGGCTACGGTTGTTGCTGTTATCAGCGTTCTTATGTTAATGGTACTTACAGTACTTAAAAATGGTAAGGAAATCGGGATACGTTATTTGCAAGGACAGTCAACAATACAAATTATTAAAAAATTATTTTTAAAAGACATTATAGGTCTATCAATTCTATTCGCTTTTACGATTTTTTGTACAGCCTTTGTCATCACGGATTCTTATGGAACGTTACTATTTATGTTTTTAGTAAAACTGATTCCATTTGTTCTTATTTATGTTTTTAGTATCTTAGGATGTTTATTCGTTACATATTTTTTGGTTGTTAAACGAACGTCTAATGAAATTTTAAAATCGAGTATGTCAATTGTACCAATATATATGTTAACGCTTATTTTGAAAGCACTATCCATAATTATTCTTCTTATTCCTATTTTTACTCGAATTCAAAGCATTGAATACAAACAGGGGCATATAAATTCATTGACAGAAAATCCAATGGTTTTAAATTCTAAGCGCATTGCTTATGCATCAAAATCTCCTGTGGATAAAGATTATAAGGACTATGAGAAAGCTTTGTTTGAGCTTGTAAGTCAAAATGATATTGCATACGCAAACCATGATGCATATGATTTCTACCTCACCGTGCTAAAACATGATCAATACAAGAACATTGAATTAGCAATGGACGGATATGTACCACCATCCGTTCACATTAATAATGCATATTTAGATTATATCAGCATCACTGACGAAACAAATCGAATGTTAAATCCTAAAATGTTATCAAAAGATAAAAATTATATCTTGGTTTCTAAGGAACGAGTTAATACGTATTATAATTACTTAGAGCCATATATGAGTAACTATGAAATTCTTTATATTCAACCAAATTCAACTTATGTATCCGCCAATAGAACGATAGCCATTCCAGCAGGGACCATAGATGATCCTATTTACTTTGTAGATAATGTTTACTCAAGAGGGATTGATAACTTTACTGTGAGCTTGTTATACAACGGAGAAACCAATAGCCTTACAAATATCTTGGAACGTATGGATCAAGAATATGATGCGAGCTATAAAGTTGTGAAATCGCGAGATATCTATGAATTAAGTATTTTTGAAATCAAAAATGATTATTTAGTTTGTTTACAATCGATTGGATTATATTTTTTAATACTTCTAATAATAAACTATACTTCAATTAAAATCTATGTTGATGGCTATAGCAAAAAAATTGCCATTAGATATCTCAACGGGACGAATTATTACAATCGCTATGCAATGCTCATTAATGGATCAGTCTTTTCAACAATTGCTGCTTTTACATATCTTCTCTACCAGGCTTCAGGAGACAAAGCAATTGCTGCGGTATTATTAGGAATATTTGTCGTGACATTAATCTTGGAATGGATCACCATTAAGGCGAGCATAAAAAAATATGAATCGACGGAAGTGTCTACAATTTTAAAAGGAGATGACTAA